Proteins from one Pseudomonas sp. KBS0710 genomic window:
- a CDS encoding helix-turn-helix domain-containing protein, with the protein MESTAGDQLRQLRRLAKLSQLDLALITGVSQRHLSYIETGRAKPSPGTLHNLLTALDVPLEQCNRVFLAAGYAPRYTATPLASPAMAAIREAVSHVLHANNPAPAILLDSQWQVLAANASTGVLFALLGLEADAADGLNLLTTLLQTGGLGDHLINAEEIRTLAWQRASREALGNPELAVLLASLPTPANCELPEEMPPLVLTRIRSPQGELSFLSTFTTFGMPQDITLTSLRIEHLIPADEPTWQVMRAAYAEHAALVL; encoded by the coding sequence ATGGAAAGTACTGCCGGCGACCAGCTGCGCCAACTGCGTCGCCTCGCCAAGCTGAGCCAGCTGGACCTGGCCCTGATCACCGGGGTTTCGCAACGCCACCTCAGTTACATCGAAACCGGCCGCGCCAAGCCGAGCCCGGGCACGTTGCACAACTTATTGACCGCGCTGGATGTACCGCTTGAGCAGTGCAATCGCGTGTTCCTCGCCGCCGGCTACGCGCCGCGCTACACCGCCACCCCGCTCGCCTCACCGGCCATGGCCGCGATTCGCGAAGCCGTCAGCCACGTGTTGCACGCCAACAACCCGGCCCCGGCGATTCTGCTGGACAGCCAGTGGCAAGTGCTGGCGGCGAATGCCAGCACCGGCGTTCTGTTTGCATTGTTGGGGCTTGAAGCGGATGCGGCAGACGGGCTGAACCTGCTGACCACGCTGTTGCAAACGGGCGGCTTGGGCGACCATCTGATCAACGCCGAAGAGATCCGCACGCTCGCCTGGCAACGCGCCAGCCGTGAGGCGCTGGGCAATCCTGAATTGGCGGTTTTATTAGCGAGTCTGCCGACGCCTGCCAACTGCGAACTGCCCGAGGAAATGCCGCCCCTGGTGCTGACGCGCATCCGCTCACCCCAGGGCGAGCTGAGCTTTTTGTCGACCTTCACCACATTCGGCATGCCCCAGGACATCACCCTCACCTCGCTGCGTATCGAGCATCTGATTCCGGCTGACGAGCCGACGTGGCAAGTCATGCGCGCCGCCTATGCGGAGCATGCCGCGCTGGTTTTGTGA
- a CDS encoding DUF2834 domain-containing protein — translation MHRPSIALIGLVGFSLYTLATLLTAEQSLLAFGRQLMSRPDTAQVVIDLYLMAVLACVWMYRDARGRGRTVVSVLPYFALTAVFVSVGPLLYIVVNGFTRQTER, via the coding sequence ATGCACAGACCCTCTATTGCCCTGATCGGACTAGTTGGATTTTCGCTGTACACGCTGGCGACGCTGCTCACCGCCGAGCAATCGCTGCTGGCTTTTGGGCGGCAATTGATGTCGCGGCCGGACACCGCGCAGGTGGTGATCGATCTGTACCTGATGGCGGTGCTGGCGTGTGTGTGGATGTATCGGGATGCGCGTGGGCGCGGGCGGACGGTGGTGTCTGTGCTGCCGTATTTCGCACTGACGGCGGTGTTTGTTTCGGTTGGGCCGTTGCTTTATATCGTAGTGAATGGCTTCACGCGGCAAACAGAGCGCTAA